A window of Ruminococcus champanellensis 18P13 = JCM 17042 contains these coding sequences:
- a CDS encoding DNA cytosine methyltransferase, with protein sequence MDKKQLTLGSLFSGSGGFELAGIYAGIKPVWLSEIEPYAVLVTHNRLPDVKHYGDVSKLSGADLPPVDIITFGSPCQDMSIAGKRSGLDGERSGLFHQAIRIINEMRDSTNGKYPRYILWENVEGALSSNDGEDFRIVLQEICNIKTNAVSVPQPDKKWHRGGVIMGNNYSIAWRLLDAQFFGVAQRRRRMFLVGDLDGRRAVAILSDESRLCGDFAQSFRAGQGTAEGAAEGAGTAGTGRYCINTQGQSGVSVTVDHAGTLVAQDHGNHPAVLEAAGFCTEHSAQARGIGYEEEKAPTLRAGVVPAALLFENHSADTRYRGPLDISPTLSATLGMGGNNQPFVVHPPKAYGICAKHSNSMQSDNPHSGFYEANTARTIDTSDQSPVKNQGGMCVVAFEPGAASRVGGHIYPDGKSGTLRTNAGDNQQAVVAPETFDVRFTSSGTKNARGHCYKTEICRCLDTGGQDLESNHRGIAVVNDTTETYALQGSMIGRSEKNGPQGSGVNKDVCFTLNTADRHCIAAPEGDHYSTSKNSHHTVAAHEQANTLVASDWKDPPLVNDNPNDEPVYIVRRLTPTECARLQGLPDWWCKNLDNQNPTAEDIGFWRDVWNEWSDLNGKKRKSESQIRKWLADPYSDSAEYKLYGNGIAVPCGYFVLSGIAWAAQDSE encoded by the coding sequence ATGGATAAGAAACAGTTGACGCTCGGCAGCCTCTTTTCCGGGTCGGGCGGTTTTGAACTGGCAGGCATCTATGCCGGTATCAAGCCGGTCTGGCTTTCGGAAATCGAGCCGTATGCGGTTCTTGTTACGCACAATCGTCTGCCGGATGTAAAGCATTACGGCGATGTATCAAAGCTATCCGGTGCGGATCTGCCGCCGGTGGATATCATCACATTCGGATCACCTTGCCAAGATATGAGTATTGCCGGGAAACGCTCCGGCTTAGACGGCGAACGCTCCGGTCTGTTCCATCAGGCAATACGCATCATAAATGAAATGAGGGATTCAACAAATGGAAAATATCCGAGATATATCCTGTGGGAAAATGTTGAGGGCGCCCTCTCCTCCAACGATGGAGAGGACTTCCGAATCGTCCTGCAGGAGATCTGCAATATCAAAACCAATGCCGTATCTGTACCTCAACCTGACAAAAAGTGGCACAGGGGCGGTGTTATCATGGGTAACAATTACTCCATCGCCTGGAGACTTCTTGACGCACAATTTTTCGGCGTCGCTCAAAGACGCCGCCGTATGTTTCTTGTCGGCGATCTTGATGGAAGGCGTGCCGTAGCGATACTATCTGACGAGTCGCGCCTGTGCGGGGATTTTGCGCAGAGCTTCCGAGCGGGGCAAGGAACTGCCGAAGGTGCTGCGGAAGGCGCTGGAACGGCAGGCACAGGCAGATATTGTATCAACACGCAAGGGCAAAGCGGAGTCTCCGTAACGGTCGATCATGCAGGAACGCTGGTCGCACAGGATCACGGTAATCATCCGGCAGTGCTGGAGGCGGCAGGATTTTGTACGGAACATTCGGCGCAGGCAAGGGGTATCGGTTATGAGGAAGAAAAAGCACCGACGCTCCGCGCCGGAGTTGTTCCGGCGGCGCTCTTGTTTGAAAACCATTCTGCCGACACAAGATACAGAGGTCCGCTTGACATTTCCCCAACGCTCTCTGCTACGCTCGGAATGGGCGGGAATAATCAACCTTTCGTGGTTCATCCGCCCAAAGCCTACGGCATCTGTGCCAAACACAGCAATTCGATGCAGTCGGATAACCCGCACAGTGGATTCTACGAAGCAAATACTGCAAGGACGATTGACACATCCGATCAGAGTCCGGTGAAAAATCAGGGAGGAATGTGTGTTGTAGCCTTTGAGCCGGGTGCAGCTTCAAGAGTCGGCGGTCATATCTATCCTGATGGTAAAAGCGGAACGCTCCGCACCAATGCCGGTGACAATCAGCAGGCAGTGGTTGCTCCGGAAACCTTCGATGTCCGATTCACATCCAGCGGCACAAAAAATGCAAGAGGTCACTGCTACAAGACGGAAATATGCAGATGCCTTGATACCGGCGGTCAGGATCTCGAAAGCAATCACAGAGGAATTGCCGTTGTAAATGATACGACAGAAACTTATGCTCTGCAAGGCTCGATGATCGGTCGTTCAGAAAAGAACGGTCCGCAGGGCAGCGGAGTCAACAAAGATGTATGCTTTACGTTAAACACTGCGGACAGGCACTGCATCGCCGCACCGGAAGGCGACCATTACAGCACAAGCAAGAATTCCCATCACACTGTAGCTGCACATGAACAAGCCAATACGCTGGTCGCATCCGACTGGAAAGATCCGCCGCTTGTCAATGATAATCCGAACGATGAGCCGGTGTATATCGTGCGCCGACTAACACCGACCGAGTGCGCAAGATTACAGGGACTGCCGGACTGGTGGTGCAAAAATCTGGATAATCAGAATCCGACTGCCGAGGACATTGGTTTTTGGCGGGATGTCTGGAACGAGTGGAGCGACTTGAACGGTAAAAAGCGAAAATCGGAAAGTCAGATCCGCAAATGGCTGGCTGATCCGTATTCAGATAGTGCCGAGTACAAATTATACGGAAACGGTATCGCAGTCCCCTGCGGATACTTCGTGCTGTCCGGCATTGCCTGGGCGGCACAAGATTCAGAGTAA
- a CDS encoding DNA methyltransferase, with protein MSASAEALFCLSHSSYNWYVDGDNKNGESSKAHKAAFHTDYSFNIAEYFAFCNRLLKKEPMTGENDAPCMIVFCAFQQIPEVIRQAEKYGFKNYIPLVFCKNYSPQVLKANIRIVGATEYALVLYLGKLPKFRNTDANGKRHMIFDHFDWVRDGKDIPKIHPSQKPISVLKRLIEIFTDEGDVVIDPCACSGSTLRAARELGRHSYGFEVSKDFYTKACKQMLGGTG; from the coding sequence ATTTCGGCTTCAGCAGAAGCACTTTTTTGTCTCTCTCATAGTAGTTATAACTGGTATGTTGACGGCGATAACAAAAACGGTGAAAGCAGTAAGGCTCACAAGGCTGCCTTCCATACGGATTACAGCTTTAACATTGCTGAGTATTTCGCTTTCTGTAACCGACTGCTGAAAAAGGAACCCATGACCGGAGAAAATGATGCCCCGTGTATGATCGTATTCTGTGCTTTTCAGCAGATCCCGGAAGTCATCCGACAGGCAGAAAAGTACGGATTTAAGAATTATATTCCACTGGTCTTCTGCAAAAACTACAGTCCACAGGTGTTGAAAGCCAACATAAGAATCGTGGGTGCTACCGAATATGCACTGGTGCTGTATCTGGGTAAGCTGCCGAAGTTCCGCAATACCGATGCAAACGGCAAGCGGCACATGATCTTCGATCACTTCGACTGGGTGCGTGATGGCAAAGACATTCCGAAGATACATCCTTCGCAGAAACCGATTTCCGTACTGAAACGTCTGATCGAGATTTTTACCGACGAGGGCGATGTGGTTATCGATCCCTGCGCCTGTTCCGGCTCTACGCTGCGTGCTGCACGGGAGCTTGGCAGACATAGCTACGGCTTTGAGGTCAGCAAGGATTTTTATACCAAAGCCTGTAAGCAGATGCTGGGAGGTACAGGATGA
- a CDS encoding thymidine kinase, with amino-acid sequence MLLLKPKCENRDGEKIIQSRIGLEEPCEFAENFLVGYNGEHYDCIIVDEVQFLSPEMIDKLSDLVDFHGITVICYGLRTDFQSHLFPGAQRLMELADDIEQIKTICWCGKRAHFNARLLNGEMVTEGEQVQLGGNESYISLCRKHYKERIVSNSTAKTC; translated from the coding sequence GTGCTTCTGCTGAAGCCGAAATGCGAGAACAGAGACGGTGAGAAGATCATTCAATCTCGTATCGGACTTGAAGAACCCTGCGAGTTTGCTGAAAACTTCCTTGTTGGCTATAATGGTGAGCATTATGACTGTATCATCGTTGACGAGGTGCAGTTCCTGTCACCTGAAATGATAGACAAGCTCAGTGATCTTGTGGATTTTCATGGCATCACAGTTATCTGCTACGGTCTGCGGACTGACTTTCAGAGTCATCTTTTCCCCGGCGCACAGCGGCTTATGGAGCTTGCGGACGATATAGAGCAGATCAAGACCATTTGTTGGTGCGGCAAAAGAGCGCACTTCAATGCAAGACTCCTGAACGGAGAAATGGTCACAGAGGGCGAACAGGTACAGCTCGGCGGCAACGAGAGCTATATCTCCCTATGCAGGAAACATTATAAGGAAAGAATAGTATCCAATTCAACAGCGAAAACTTGTTGA
- a CDS encoding restriction endonuclease subunit S, protein MDLLNGSAYTWEQRKFSDVVATRRGLTYKPSDIRKNGVRVLRSSNIAEDSFVLSDEDVFVVREAVNIDCVRANDILITAANGSSRLVGKHTIISGIPEESAVHGGFMLLGTTKEPHFVNASMGSSWYRRFIELFVAGGNGAIGNLNKNDLDNQDIAIPSEKEQKKIGSFFRQLDNLITLHQRKSTLSIIA, encoded by the coding sequence ATGGATTTGCTAAATGGAAGTGCTTATACTTGGGAACAGCGTAAGTTCTCAGATGTTGTGGCAACTCGCCGTGGGCTAACATACAAACCCTCTGATATTCGGAAAAATGGGGTTCGTGTTCTGCGCTCATCAAATATAGCCGAGGATAGTTTTGTATTAAGCGATGAAGATGTTTTTGTTGTGCGTGAAGCTGTCAATATTGACTGTGTAAGAGCAAACGACATTCTCATTACCGCAGCCAATGGGTCGTCAAGACTTGTTGGAAAACACACGATTATCAGCGGAATCCCTGAAGAATCCGCTGTTCACGGTGGATTTATGCTTCTTGGCACAACGAAAGAACCGCACTTTGTAAACGCTTCGATGGGATCATCTTGGTACAGACGGTTTATTGAGTTGTTTGTGGCTGGCGGGAATGGTGCAATCGGTAATCTCAACAAAAACGATTTGGACAATCAAGATATAGCGATTCCATCAGAAAAAGAACAAAAGAAAATAGGTTCTTTCTTTCGCCAGCTTGACAACCTTATCACCCTTCATCAGCGTAAGTCTACATTATCTATTATAGCATAG
- a CDS encoding site-specific integrase encodes MLQTFTKESLFHEYYAQWIKVYKEGAIRPVTLNKYLVTLEWLKKLSPNLKLGDITRITYQQLINDYAETHERQTTMDFHHQIKCAILDAVDEGLIARDPTRKAIIKGKTPRAKKPKYLNQFELHTMLNHLKLTPQISWDWFILLVAKTGMRFSEALALTPKDFDFPHQTLSINKTWDYKHGTGFLPTKNRSSVRKIQMDWQTVIQFSGLVKGLPEDKPIFVKESQKVYNATINDILERHCKAAGVPVISVHGLRHTHASLLLFAGVSIASVARRLGHASMTTTQKTYLHIIQELENKDIDIVMRSLSELS; translated from the coding sequence ATGCTGCAGACATTTACCAAAGAGAGCCTTTTCCACGAATACTATGCTCAGTGGATCAAGGTCTACAAAGAAGGCGCTATTCGTCCGGTTACTTTGAATAAGTATCTGGTAACACTGGAATGGCTGAAGAAACTGAGTCCGAATCTGAAGCTGGGCGATATTACACGTATTACCTACCAGCAGCTTATCAACGACTATGCAGAAACGCACGAGCGTCAGACCACAATGGACTTTCACCATCAGATTAAGTGTGCGATCCTTGATGCTGTTGACGAAGGATTGATCGCTCGTGATCCCACCAGAAAAGCAATCATCAAGGGCAAAACTCCCAGGGCGAAAAAGCCGAAATACCTCAACCAGTTTGAACTGCACACTATGCTCAATCATCTGAAGCTGACTCCTCAGATTAGTTGGGACTGGTTTATTTTGTTGGTAGCTAAGACGGGGATGCGCTTTTCCGAGGCGTTGGCACTTACTCCGAAAGACTTTGACTTTCCGCACCAGACGCTTTCTATCAACAAAACCTGGGATTATAAGCATGGTACAGGCTTCCTTCCCACTAAGAATCGTTCTTCAGTACGCAAGATTCAGATGGATTGGCAGACCGTCATTCAATTCTCCGGCTTAGTGAAGGGGCTTCCGGAAGATAAGCCTATCTTTGTTAAGGAGAGTCAGAAGGTGTATAATGCCACGATCAATGATATTCTGGAGAGGCACTGTAAGGCAGCAGGAGTACCTGTCATCTCGGTTCATGGCTTGCGGCATACACACGCTTCTCTTTTACTGTTTGCAGGCGTATCCATTGCCAGCGTTGCTCGGCGGCTTGGCCACGCAAGCATGACTACTACGCAAAAGACATATCTACATATTATTCAAGAACTTGAAAATAAAGATATCGACATTGTTATGCGCTCTCTTTCTGAACTTAGCTGA
- a CDS encoding domain HDIG: MITREEAYTLLKKYNKDPFHIQHALTVEAVMKWYANELGYVDEAEHWGIVGLLHDIDFELYPEEHCLKAPELLKDGGVSDDIIHSVCSHGYGITVGCGVTIDVEPIHEMEKVLFAADELTGLIWAAALMRPSKSTKDMELKSLKKKYKSKGFAAGCSREVIERGASQLGWELDKLLEMTLQAMAASEDKINAEMVAEG, translated from the coding sequence ATGATAACAAGAGAAGAAGCGTATACTTTACTGAAGAAATACAACAAAGACCCGTTCCATATTCAGCACGCCCTGACGGTAGAGGCTGTCATGAAGTGGTATGCCAATGAACTCGGCTATGTGGATGAAGCGGAACACTGGGGTATTGTTGGTCTGCTGCACGACATAGATTTTGAACTGTACCCGGAGGAGCATTGCCTGAAAGCACCGGAACTGCTGAAAGATGGCGGGGTCAGCGATGATATCATTCACTCTGTATGTTCTCACGGTTACGGAATTACTGTCGGCTGCGGCGTGACCATAGATGTGGAGCCAATCCACGAGATGGAGAAGGTACTGTTTGCGGCTGATGAGCTGACAGGACTGATCTGGGCGGCGGCTCTCATGAGACCTTCCAAGAGCACGAAGGACATGGAACTGAAATCTCTGAAAAAGAAGTACAAAAGTAAGGGATTTGCTGCCGGATGTTCCCGTGAGGTTATCGAGCGAGGTGCATCACAGCTCGGTTGGGAGCTTGACAAGCTGCTTGAAATGACACTGCAGGCTATGGCTGCAAGTGAAGATAAGATCAATGCTGAGATGGTAGCAGAGGGCTGA
- a CDS encoding low molecular weight protein tyrosine phosphatase family protein, with the protein MHLLFLCSQNKRRSLTAEKLFDGQNGHQARSAGTENNARIKLTPGLVGWADIIFCMEKKHVRRLKEKYSDIIADKTVICLNIPDDYSYMDDDLCELFESVVPEYL; encoded by the coding sequence ATGCACTTGCTATTCTTATGCAGCCAGAACAAAAGACGGTCTCTAACCGCAGAGAAGCTGTTTGACGGACAAAACGGACATCAGGCTCGTTCTGCCGGCACAGAGAACAATGCGCGTATCAAGCTGACTCCCGGACTGGTCGGCTGGGCGGATATCATCTTCTGTATGGAGAAAAAACACGTCCGGAGGCTGAAAGAGAAATATTCAGATATCATAGCCGATAAAACCGTCATCTGCCTGAATATTCCCGATGATTATTCTTACATGGACGATGACCTGTGTGAGCTGTTTGAGAGTGTTGTTCCAGAGTATCTTTGA
- a CDS encoding NUDIX hydrolase has product MRCQVYELNSLGSYKYVVVLSEHNGRIVLSRHKERTTWETQGGHIEQSETSLEAAKRELYEESGAVDYNITPLCDYRAWHEETGRGANGVVFHAVIREFGAMPDSEMAAISEFTALPENLTYPAITPVLFEYLANKSL; this is encoded by the coding sequence ATGCGGTGTCAAGTATATGAACTTAACTCTTTAGGCAGCTACAAGTATGTTGTTGTTCTTTCAGAGCATAATGGAAGAATCGTTCTCAGCCGCCATAAAGAGAGAACCACATGGGAAACACAAGGCGGACATATTGAGCAAAGCGAAACGTCGCTTGAAGCCGCCAAACGTGAGCTTTATGAGGAGTCAGGAGCAGTTGATTATAACATAACGCCTCTATGTGATTATCGTGCGTGGCATGAAGAAACCGGAAGGGGCGCAAATGGTGTGGTGTTTCACGCTGTAATTCGTGAATTCGGAGCGATGCCGGATAGTGAAATGGCTGCAATCAGCGAATTTACTGCACTGCCTGAAAATCTGACATACCCGGCAATTACTCCGGTGCTGTTTGAATATCTGGCAAATAAATCATTATAA